Part of the Esox lucius isolate fEsoLuc1 chromosome 25, fEsoLuc1.pri, whole genome shotgun sequence genome, tactatttacagaagacCGCTCACTTCAGAGTtacgttcaaagcatcaaactcaaaaGAACATGCTGCTAAATGAACACAATTCTATAacatttctatacaatttgtaagaagtttTGATGCGATGGAACGTCGCTAGGccccctaaaataggcctagcgacGTCCCTGGTATCATTCTAAAATGCAAAGTACTGAGagtgaaaactgttttttttcaatGGTGCATCTGTATGCATCTGACagttaataaatacaaattttcCCATGCATACAAATGTTAAAACCTAGATTGATGCTAGACATGAAAAGGtcatttgagtgatttctgCGATTTCTGAAGGTGAGCATGTCCATTAATTGATATAAATATGACAAGTAAAATTATTATCTTTCTGTCTTGGGAAGTAATTTTAGTACTCAGACAGAAAGCCCCTTCACCACCATGATTATTCATTACAATTATTCTTAAAATCTATTATGCTTTTTATAGATGCTTTTTAAAATCCAATTTGACATCAGACTAGGCAAAAGCATCTAAACTCACCattgtattttgaaatgttttcaatattttgaaatatcttGAAGGGTGTGTTGCTTCTCTAGGGTAACTTGGAGGGATTTAAAAAAACCTAAATCCATTAGTCAAGATGGCAGTTCAAGTGCTGTTACAAAATAGTTTTActtgtttaaataattttaaataatgcTATCTTTaaaaagagaagacagagacacaacagTGGAGCACAAGAGGGGGCAGTGAGGGGTGGGGTCCACAAAATGCACCCTGACCTTACCTAAGAATCGTGCCCGACACCAAGCCACTACGAGCTGAAAATGTTTACGCAACACAACCAATCCCATACTGACTTCTACAGTGGGAGGAGCCCTACAGAACCAGGTATCAGCATTACAGGTAGCTACGActtaaaataaagatttaaaactttataaaaaaaagccTAGTCCTGGTTTTAGTTCTTAGTTCAGGACTGGGCTTCATCTGTGTCCGTGAAACCTACCCCATAAGTACTAAAACAAGTAGATCATCAGAGCTTGAATcgacaatgcaaaaatgtaacaatctATTAATGGGACTGACATTACATTTCCTCTGATTCCTTTGAATTCACCAggtgaataaaaaagaaaatcaaagaTAGTAGGTATTAGATACAGTGTGGTACGAAAAACAATAACAAggaatatgtatatacacaaaaataaatataacttaTATTTACAGGAAGTATCAAATCAAAAGGTCGTCTAAAATAGCACGTGCTCTCATATGGTTGGGTGTTTCTTGTTGCGAAGTGAGCATTCGGTCCTGTCCTGCTCACATAGCACCAAGGTCTAGTTTAATTCCTAGAGGGGggcattatgaaaatgtagacACTTTACATTGTGTCGTAAATGAAGTAACTCATTTGCTAGACTTATATTTAGCATAGATGTTGCGATACCAccttgattatatattttttcaaatgtattttctcttttaacaaatgtttcctcAGAATACATTATGCTACATAAAAACACCTGCCAAGCCCACACAGAATTTCCACCTGCTCAGTGATTAGCATTTCTGGGCAGAAATGGAAGCATCATCTCTCATATCAATCAGCATCTGTCTGAGGAAAACCTCTTCCACCATTCAGAGCCAAATAAAACAGGCTTCGGACTACATATCACAGGGTTAGTTTGTTTGGGTTTATAAGATGTCTCCTATTCAGGTTAAGGTTCTGggataaacacaaacaatacatttgaacaaCATTTATATTGGAAatcagtcattgtttaatagaCATTGTCAGCATTGCAAATGATTTGCCCAAATCAATATAAACCCACTGATTTATTATTGACTGTTTAGCTGGAGTATAAAAATgtggtctcacacacacacaactccctTATTTATCAGCATAGATATGGTCAATGAAtacagaaatgaaatgaaaaaatgctACACTATTagcaaaattataaaaaatgtaaaactgaagCTGTGATGAATGGGCCTGGAACAGGACCCATTGTTATTTTGCCCCCACGCTCAATGAGGAAGATTGTTTGAGAAGTAACCAGGTCAGATTCTATGATCAgatgacacaaacatacaggTTTTAGGCCACAAAAAGGTATTAAAGAGTATTAAACGGATAGTCATGCAGAAACATATCTGCCTGTCTCTGCCAGGAGGCTAAAACAAGGTCGCAGTTGACTCTTCCAGGAGCAGCAAAATAAAGTTATTGCAATGACCATTCTGTGCCATTGACCTAAATGCCCTTTAAAAACATGTGAGATAAGCTGAAAAGGAGAGTCTCCAAGTGAGGACAAAAgcctctgaaggatctggacaGATTCTGCGTGGCTGTATGGTCTCTGATCTCCTCAAAATGTGTCGTTCCCCCTGATTAAATATTATAGGAGAAGACTCAGTGCAGTTATCTTGGCATGGGTAAGGTGCACAACGTACTAAATACAGGGGGTCAGTAATAATGCCATACATGTTAGAAATCACCACGCATTATCAATACACCCTTCCTATACTGAATTTCCTGTGAAAAATAACACTTTTagatatgtattttatttttaatcctTTAATCTTAACTAAGGGGCAATCTGGCTTTAAAAAACCTTTTGTCAGCTTTGACACATCGACCCAGAGCAGGGTGCTATTTAACCTGTAAATGACCAACAGGAACATACATAGCAATTAAAGaaagtaaaacataaaaattcaaataaaacccTAAAAAATTACATTAGAAAAAGTATAGTTGCAACTAGAAGGTACTATAGGTTGTTAAGTAGTGTTATTCAATGTGTATCAAACACAAAGCTTTGGGTTTCACCTAACAATTGTTTGTCACAAGCCACACTTATGCTTCCAGCTTTAGATCTAGCTTGACTCTTGTTCTCTTCTACATGGCAGCCTTCCCTCTCTGTGGAGGTGTAGAAACGGTGAGACCACGACACTTAATCAAAAAAATGGGGGTGACATTGCAGTAGCTGTCAAGACTGGATGGGACGACGGCCCAACCAACTATCACTGGGATGGAGCTCACCACAATAACCACCAGGTTGGTCAAGACGATCCTAAAAGCTCTCATCTTCTGTGGGTCTTTGGTCCCCTGttgtttctctccccctctgccccccTCTATATCACCTGGACCAGGCTGTTTCAACACACGCAGGATGAAGAAGCAGCAGAGAGCGATGAAGACCACCCCAAAGCAATAGACACCAATGAAGACATAAACTAGGATGTATTCATAAACACTAAAAAGGTTAAACATGCATAAATGAGTGAAGTCCCCGCCCCTTACCTCCTGAGTCTGTACTTGAGGAAGACCACAGGTTGGGCCACTGCCAGGTAACGCTCCACACAGATGCAGGTCTGAAACAGAGGCCTGCAGGTCAAGGCAAGAGAAAGAAGCCACAGACAAGATTAcacaattcataatttttttacacTGTGTAAATGATTGTCTGACACATGAGAATGTCAGACAGTCCCCTATGAAATCACTTGTTGTAAATAATCCAAACATTTGACAGTTTTCTCTTGATTAGCATACGAAATGTTGTGTATCCATATTTGTACTGTGTTTCTGGGTCCACAGAGTATAATACCAGGCCTTTGCTGGACATCTTTATAAGATCTTTATAAACAAATCAGTGGAGCACAAAAGTGGAGCTCaaaattttaaaaatatattactcTACTAATAACTTACAACATTTTACTAGATGTTAATTAGATGCtagcatttatttaatatatactaTTAACTATTGCGCTTTTCTACTACCACTACTGCCAGCAATAATAATTATTCATCCAGattctgaagtgttttccattacaaatatatttctaaagCCTTTTCAAATAGAATATTGCTATTCCAGTGTTACTAGTCAATTTATTGTCCCATGTTTGTCATTCAATTCCATGGAGATCTGCAGCTCAGATATCAACTATGTCCTTCACAATAGtggatatttgaaaatgtattataaaagtGTTAGTCTTATGTCAGCGCCTAATCAAAATAAAGATAGATACTTTAATTTgtcactcaaaatgttttgtcactcaaaatgtaagaataacattttcacTAGTTTCAAATGGAACAGCATTTATTGCTTTTGACATTACTAAATTCAATTAATCATAAAagatcaaataaacctaccattgtTGTTTTGGTAATCCTAATCTTGATTTGGGATATTTGTTGTGTTCTCTCAAGCAAAAGTCTAAACCAATGCATCAATCACATGGACTTATAGTAAGTATTAGCCAATGCTCTATGACCTCTGCTCTTCCTAGCAAACCCTTTGTTAGTTACATTAAGTACCAATTTCTGATTTGTTTGAAGCAAGTCATTCTATTTGACTAGAAATGAAAATGATTAACTCCATGCatatgcgcacgcacgcacacacgcacacacacagatttaacCTGCTTGTTGATTTGCCTTTTGGCCTGAGCAGAAATCTCTCAGCACATCTTTCCAAGCCAGGTTAGCCCGGTCATCTGAAAGAGCTGATGCTTTAACTTTACaacatcaaatcaaatgtgCTTCAGACATACACCAATCaaccataatattatgaccacctgcctagtattccggcacagccagaagaggactggtcacccctctgagcctgagtcctctctaggtttcttcctaaaattcgtttttcctagccactgaaatccaacactacttttgtttgctccttggggtttaaggccgggtgtctctgtaaagccctttgtgacaactgctgttgtaaaaagggctttataaatacatttgattgattgattgatagtattgtataggtcccccttttgccgccagttctgatgcttatgtgcccattgtaggcgctttcgacAGTGGTCCAcagaggtcagcatgggcaccctgactggtgtgatggcaattttatcgatcagaactctttaagaaggaagtacagagacgaaatactcttgcacaatttaacagtttattcattatttgcaaataagggAGACGCGTCAatcgcttacaaacataatcgtccgaggagtctctatctcaatacatgcacaatctggatatattacatagaaaaaggggtgtggtaagttattgcccatctgtcctatgtcaataaaacacatgccctttgttctatcacatgtcctgggcttgattcaagggacatgttgtcttcttcatctggttaactttctcaacccttaaggggaacttaaagcatctggacaacctacagataggtagatgattaaccctatactctactgtgaccaatcaagaatgccccgtaagacatataccagatcccctctctcacactcatcTATGTATCTAAacaaggggactcagtcctttaatcattaagaatacatcaggtttcagaatttccacaacactggtctgcagctacgcagcctaatacgcaacaaactgcgatggactgtttgttctgacacctttctatcagtaccagcattaactttttcagcaatttgagctacaatagcttatctgttggatcggaccacacgggccagctttcgctccccacatgcatcaacgAGCCTTGGCTTGGTCCTGCCTCCAGCTTCAGGTactcagtttcttggcaatttctcatgtggaatagccttcattacTCAGAAAAATAATAGACTGCCAAGTTTCAGAAGGATGTTCTtggtttctggacattttgagcctaaAATCTAACCCAAAAGATATGGCGCATCTGTTACTGTTAACACTAATACCGTTTTTTATAAAGCCTACTAGATGAAGGCATACACTGGTTTAATGTTTCCAAGTGTCTTATATTAGTTATTACAGTTATCAGTGTAAGTCAACAATGTTATTTAGGAACGGGTTAAAATAATGTGTTATAGCCCAATTTTATTAATTCCTTAAATATTTTTAGACTCTAATTCCAATGGCCTGTGAAATCTATTTTTTGGTTACTGATCAGTACCTGATAATGTAGGTGACAAATCAAGACAAGTTATTACATTCAAAGTTAAATTTTTATtgaattaacatttttattaaataaatcattatCCGGAAACATTTTAGTAAAGCTGGTGATTTCAAACCAGTAACAACACAAATCAGTGCCTTTCATGAAGAGGAAGGTGCTTGTAGGAAAAAGAAGTCCAGCCAACCAGCTAGTAACCAAGCTCTTCCTAAAGACACTGGTGGAGATCTGAGAGGGTTGGACTGGAATACGTAATTATAGTGGCAGGTTAGGGCCGATACTACATTTCTTACTCATCCAAACAGATCTCTACAAGTGTTTACGGAGGAAGAGTTGTTTGTGGAAAGCACCAGTCACACTTCgcattaaaacataatttcaactAGCGACAGCCTAACCAACATCCTAGCCAGCAGAAATGTTCTGTAGTTAGCAACATAATACATCCTTTCAGGGAAGATTTTATCCATTGGTATTATaagtaaaatgtgtttgaatcaACAATGAGACATGCATTTCACTACAGTGCATTGCAATACACTGCTTCGACCATGAACACACAGATCAATGTTCAAGTCGCGGTCATTATGACATCATCATCTATGTACAGTGGAATTCTTTGGATGGATACTGTTGAACATGTCATCAATCATGCGGTTTAAACAGTGAAGTATAAAAAAGGCCCTCTGACCAGTACAGCACGTCTACGTGAGACTGGCAACAACTAAATACTCTTACATCTTCCCTTTCCTACATGTCACTAGATGAACAGGTTAGAACGAGTCAAAACTTTATAACCATGTCCCATTATGTCAGTTGATAGGTACAGCCCTTAAACCTTTTCCTGACCCAAGTGTTGTTACCAGGTCTATGACTAActataacaatgtttttcctGATCAGATCAGTTATAGCTTTTAAAAGGAAAGTATACGTGGCCAGGAAGGTATTAAGAGTATTGGGCTGCAACCATGTTAACCAACGCCGCGTTATCTGCCTGGGTCCTCCAGGCCAGCAGAGGGAGACAAACATATTACACTCAGGGGAAAACagctgaaatacatttggaacaTTTGCAACACCTTGTAGATTCTGTGCCccctaaataaaacatattcccTATACACACAAttgccagtttattaggtacacatGTCAAGTCCAATAATGGACCTCCTTGCTTCCAGAACAGCAAGAATTCTTTGGGGGCACAGAACCTACATGGTGTTGTAAACcttccaaatatattttggtccATGCTATGGCGTTGACATGTAGTGTTCTACTTTCTGACCAGTAGGGAACACAGAGACATTTCAGACACAGCCAGCTGGCCAACAAGCAGATCTATGAAATCAGGGGTGCAGCAATGTATATcaatagtgtaaaaaaaaaaaaagagagaaagaaactcTAGTAAAGATGTACACCTCACTTCATCATTATTGCACACAGTTTTGTAatctcaaacacacagactgggaAATGACCAGCAAACCATTAACAATTTATAATGCACATCGTAACAAACTCCACTGATCTCGTAAGACACACAAACCTTCGGATGGAATGATCTGGACAATAAATAAGGATAATTTCATGTGGTTTTCATGTGGTTAcacgagcgcacacacacacacacacacacacacacacaagaatagTGGATCACGTTGAAAAGTCTGAGGTTTGAGCGAGAGAAGAAGCACCTGTTCAAATTCAGTACAAATCCTAAGCACCACcaagtgaaaaataatttgtagtAATCAAATAGAAAGATTCGGAGTGAATCGAGTGTGTGAAAAACCCAGTGACACACTGCAATTATCAAATTCAAATGGCTGGACCACAAGACACCGCCATTTTAAGATAGGGACAAATCAATAACGCCTCTCATTTTCCATTCTTCTCACTTTTTactcaacaccaccaccaatatCTAACACCTCCTAAGTGACACGCGCacgcaagcacgcacacacaaacagtttctTATGGTAATAATAAATAGCAATAGCATCATTGAACAGTACCAGCAAGTCTCAGTAATGTCaccagtggtggtggtgttgctCAGCCAACCCACTAGGGGGAGCCGCCACTAAGTCTGTGCCTCTGGTAGGGGCAGGCTGGCCTCACAAGGCACTGTTTGAGGAGCCAGACCATTCGCCCCGCGACAAAGTAGTTCCTTGGTTGCCGTGGCAGCAGAGGTGTCACCGGCGCCCCCGTTAAGGTTCAGGTAGGGTCGCCGGGGCACGACGCGGCGAGGGGTCGGAGCCCCCCTCAGGCACACGGACGGAAAGCTCAGACCAATTAGACAGCAGCCCGGACAGGAAATGATCTCGTCTTGCTCGGGGGCGGGTCCAGCCAGGGCGTCTGGGGCGGGGGCGCGGTACCCGTTAGCCCTCCAGCCAATCGGACGGCCACTGACTGCCGTCGCAGAGCAGTTATTGTTGTCCAggcgggggagaggggggagagagggagggccgTTGGAGACGGGGAGGCCCCAGCCGTTCGGCTGCAGaaacagggaggaagaggaggatgtaGACGGGAGAGGGTGTAGAAGTCCGCGTGGTGTAGGGACACCGCCCTCTAGTGTGTCGGGAGACCTGCTGCAGTCCATAGGCTCACCCAGGCAAAAAccttcctcatcttcctcttcctcttccagaGGATCCAACGACACCATATCCAGGTCCAGAGGGAGCCCTGAATCATCCGCCATGTCGtccactcccctctcctccctccgtTCCTCCTCCTCGTTGTCCTCTTTCTCCAAGCTCTGCAGCTCGGGGTCCCGCAGGAGGGCGAGGGTGCGCCCCAGCTCGGGGGTGCACGGGAGGGACTGGCAGCGCCGGGGGGGTCCACGGGAGCTGGGGTTCCCCCTGAGGGGCGGAGAGGCACAAGGGTCGGGCTGCTGGGGCAGGGTGAAGGTCAGGGAGATGACAGACTTGCTGGGTGTGTCGTATAGCTTGATGCGCCCCCCATTCAGGTCCTGACGCAAGGAGAAGGGGTTGACCCGAGCCGGGGTGCCGAGTGGGGGCGTGGCCGGGGGAAGCATGTCCGACTGGCTCCGTGACAACCGCTGGTCGCCGGGGCGGCACGGAGAGCTCCGACGTTTGTAGGGGCTGACGTTGACGGCGACGGGTTCTGAGGAGAGATAATCACACGGGGTGACGGGCGTCtcgctctcctcctcctctattcTCTCCATCCCGTCCAGCAGGACCACAATATCAGAGAACGGCGGACGTCTCCTCGCGTTCAtctgtgagagagaggaaggtgagAAGGAACTGTGTACATGTTGTTTTCATGTAcggatatacagtggatataaagtctacggcacccttgtgaaaatgccaggtttttgagatgtaaaagaatgagacaaagataaatcatgtcagaactttttccacttttaatgtgacctataatgtgaacaattcaattgaaaaactaacttaAAATCAAAAAacctaacaataacctggtggcataagtgtgcacacccttaaactaatactttggggcattttaacaggggtgtgttacatttttatatccacGGTAAGTATTTCCGGGTCGccgtctctctgtgtcttaCATTGCAGCAGAGGACTGCCAGATTGAGGAAGGGTGTGGGACAGTCACCGACCAGGTTCTCAAAGGCATTCACGTCCAGGCCGAAGTCCTGCAAGCACAGAACACATCAGCGTGGTCAGCAGCAAGTACCGTCCTTTAAATGCAGCCTTTCACATTCAGTCGGTTTGtaaattcaaaatggtttgATTGTTAAAACGTAGCCATTACGCAAGCATTTACTGTATTAATAATCTTGGTCAACCAAGAATTACTGTATTAATATCTGTCTGCTACAGTAAAACACTCAACAGTTTGCACTTCTGCAGAAAGTCCACTAGATGGAGACATTTTACTGATGTTTCCCATGTCAGTAACGCCCTTTAAATTGAATTTACATACACAGAAGTTGTAATGAGATCTACTTTTAGGTGACTCCACAGTGTTTTCAGGTCTCTTTAATATGATATATAAATCACGAAAATTATAATTATGGGACAAGTCAAAATAGGATTAGTCAATAACATTATCTGAATATAATATTTGGcaatgtctgtttctgtcttagTTAATATTCTCATTTATTAGGGATTTATTGTCCTTATACCTGTATTTCAGTTACTTTAAATCCAAACACACAAATGGAACTACATTACTGCCCTGCAGTTACAGCATACTCAAGTCTCCCACTGAAGTGTCAAGTGACAATTTGCAATAAAGGAAGGATGGGAGTCATCACATTTTCTGGGTCAAAAGCTGCTGAGTGGCGAAACGTTTCTGATTTGGTGGAATAAACACACCCTTTGATTCCGTTTTGTGTGATCACATACTGAGGAGTTATGTGTGGTAGACATATCAGGGGTCACGTGTGGTTATACTTTATGCTTGATCTACAGCAACGTGCATGTGAAATTGATTGAGTGCAGGGATTGGAGAGTGGTTATTATACCTCAGTGCGAGGTAGGAAGTCTGGGTCGGCCTCAATCCGGGCAATTATCTCACAAAGGATGATTCCATAGGCAAACACGTCCAcctagaggtcaggggtcaaagTCAGACAATCACATCTGATCGATAACATCTCACTTGACATATTCACAATCGTATACTGGTGACATATGTAAATAGTATTAATAGAAGTACTGTTAAAAGAGCAGCTAGGTCCTATGAAAGCGACTACTTTTTTTGCTTCCATCGGGCACTTTGACCTGTGAACTCCGAGAGATGGTTTTCCAGACTCAGATTAAGCCTAGTGGTAGATTAATAACAGGAGTGTCAGCGATATTGTTTAGGAGTGCTGTACCTTTTCGTCATAGATCTCTCCCCTCAGCACTTCCGGGGCCATCCAGTAGGGGGAGCCAACCACCGCCAAGGGCTGCTTCTCTCTACCATCACTGCAGGCAGAAAAAACACACGCATATCAAAGATAACAAATCCATGCCGCGTTAAAATTTATAGACCTACCAAGGagtgaaataaaacaataccCTCGAATAGGGGTCATTTTAAGAGTCGGGACGACTCGGTTGAAAACTGACCTGTAGTCAGGGATCTTCTCCGCTAGACCAAAGTCTCCCACCACAGCAGTGAACAGGCCATTGTCACAGCGCACGAGGCAGTTCTGCAGGAGAAAAGGGCATGAGCgaagcgagagggagagagaaggagaaagtaACCTGCTATAACCCGTCTCTTGTCTGTTCCACTGTCTCCTCCAGTGCCCTAACCTTGGACGTGAGGTCACGGTGGAAGATGCCCTTGCTGTGGAGGTACTGCAGGCCGCAGGCGATGTCCTGagacagacccatcctcacCGACCACGACAGGTACTGGTCACTTTCCAGAAGCTGCTCCAGGTTACCTCCATTGATATACTGCAGGTAAccataacaacacacacattaatggttgtatcacacacacacacacacacacacacacacacaaactctgtgCCTGCCTACACATGTTACATGACCATTAgataacatcacattttttgCCAAGTCATGAAACACTTCCCTAGTGGTCAAAAACCCCAACAGTTCTGTACAGACCTAGCCTCTGTACTGACTTTTTCGGAATCTCAATAGAATGCAACCTGTATTTAGTTTTATACACCCCATGCatggaatgcattctgttaccACGGACACTAAACCCGTCTCAGGAAGATAAAATACAAGGCTTTTATCTCTCCCCAAAAGAGGCTGAATCAGGAAAAACTCACCTCAGTCAGAGCATGCAGCTGTCCCTCATGAACACACACTCCTAGGAACCTAAAACGGTAACAgggatattattattaaagtgCACTGAATAGGCAGACTTCTATTAGTACCATCCTGATGACCATTCAGCTAAACAGAATGCAAACTTTGCGGATGGCCATACTGGCTAATGAGATACCACTCTAAAGACAAATACGCTGTAGATCCTTAGGTCAGTGGTGTTAAGGCAAACCTTTTTGGGCCGCCGACCCCATTTCGATATCTAAAATTTCTCAcgaccccaaccatgtgaatattatataatctttattttttttatttgaggctataAGAGTCAAtagtaaaacattctcccccaaccccattttcatatcaggtgaccccactTGGGGTCgtgacccctagtttgggacGTTCATAAGTCGATACGTCACGTGCATAGGTTTATGTGGAAATACAATTTTGCTAACCATCTAGCTAACGCTAACCTATGCTAGCAAGCGCAACGCGTATTTGCGCATGCCAGGACTAGCTCGACGTACCCGAGTATATTGGGGTGGCAGAGGCGGTTCATAAGCTGCACCTCCCGCAGCATGTTGGCCTTGTTGCTGGCCAGAGTGTTCATCTTCAGGGCCATCACTTGTCCTGTGATCCTGTGCTGCACCTGCATAGAGAAACCGAGCAGCATCCCTTTTAGATCACACGTGGAAATATCGAACTGAGGTCAAATCTACTTCATCGCCAGTTGACAACACACAAAGAACTGCGTTTCGGGTGGATTTGCAGGAAACATAATAGAGAATATTATGCATATCCTTAGATAAAAGATGTTGCCTTCACATCTGGTAGGCTTCTCATGCTGTCAATTCAATTAGGGTACTGTATGTACAACATTGGACACACTCAGTAATCATTCCTTGGGTCATGCTGAGGCTGCCCTTTtcaatatcacacacacacacacacacacgttttatTATACAAAATCCTATATTCTCCAAGTCTAGGGCAAATCTAACTCTTAAAAGAcacattctgggatttttgggcAGTACTTCTAAAAGGTCCCTACTTGTCATTCATGTGCCCCATGTAATCGAAATCTAAGTGATTCTACTGATTATTGCACTTATACACGTCATAACATATCCAGCCCAATTTCAAAAACTTTGTGTTGTCCCAGACTGAATTTTTATCCTGAAACAACTAAACCAAACACTCGCTCCAAACCCTAACTGTAACACTTAACCCGAATACAACCCCAAAACACAGTATTTCATCACAAGAAAAGCTAAATATCCCAGAAAAGTAACACTTccctgttttatttatttatttattttacagggATTGTTGGTCCTTACAAGTATTATAAaagaacacacatgcacacgcaaaATGGCTCATTCTCATCATCTGGTTTATCCTCCATCATAATCACGCCCGTTTCCACGGAATCACATGATAACCTAATGACATTCCACGCAGCGGTTCAATCCC contains:
- the LOC105021045 gene encoding dual specificity testis-specific protein kinase 2, coding for MCSWLFESTVAMEHDDGSEPEAAEPTLHGIHGPNRIRPSSYRALRSAVSSLARIDDFCCEKIGSGFFSEVFKVQHRITGQVMALKMNTLASNKANMLREVQLMNRLCHPNILGFLGVCVHEGQLHALTEYINGGNLEQLLESDQYLSWSVRMGLSQDIACGLQYLHSKGIFHRDLTSKNCLVRCDNGLFTAVVGDFGLAEKIPDYSDGREKQPLAVVGSPYWMAPEVLRGEIYDEKVDVFAYGIILCEIIARIEADPDFLPRTEDFGLDVNAFENLVGDCPTPFLNLAVLCCNMNARRRPPFSDIVVLLDGMERIEEEESETPVTPCDYLSSEPVAVNVSPYKRRSSPCRPGDQRLSRSQSDMLPPATPPLGTPARVNPFSLRQDLNGGRIKLYDTPSKSVISLTFTLPQQPDPCASPPLRGNPSSRGPPRRCQSLPCTPELGRTLALLRDPELQSLEKEDNEEEERREERGVDDMADDSGLPLDLDMVSLDPLEEEEEDEEGFCLGEPMDCSRSPDTLEGGVPTPRGLLHPLPSTSSSSSLFLQPNGWGLPVSNGPPSLPPLPRLDNNNCSATAVSGRPIGWRANGYRAPAPDALAGPAPEQDEIISCPGCCLIGLSFPSVCLRGAPTPRRVVPRRPYLNLNGGAGDTSAATATKELLCRGANGLAPQTVPCEASLPLPEAQT